From the genome of Alcanivorax sp.:
CTGCTGTCCATCAAGACCGGCGCCTGCCCGGAAGACTGCAAGTATTGCTCCCAGTCCGGCCACTACAACACTGAACTGGAAAAGGAAAAGCTGCTGGAAGTCGCACGGGTGGTGGAAGAAGCGAAAGCCGCGCGAGAAAAGGGGGCTTCCCGGTTCTGCATGGGGGCCGCCTGGCGCAGCCCCCGTGACCGCGACATGCCCTATGTGCTGGATATGATTCGTCAGGTGAAGGGGCTGGGCATGGAAACCTGCATGACCCTGGGCATGTTGGACAAGGAGCAGGCCGATGCTCTGGCTGACGCCGGTCTCGATTATTACAACCACAATCTGGATACCTCGCCGGAATACTACGGCAAGGTGATCACCACCCGTACCTACAACGATCGGCTCAGCACCCTCTCCAACGTGCGTGATGCCGGTATGAAGGTATGTTGTGGCGGCATCGTCGGTATGGGCGAGGAGCGCGATGACCGGGTGGGCCTGCTGCAGCAGCTGGCCAACCTGCCGCACCATCCGGAGTCCGTGCCGATCAACATGCTGGTGAAGATTGAAGGCACACCGCTGGCAGATGTGGATGACCTGGACCCCTTCGAGTTTGTCCGTACCGTGGCAGTGGCCCGTATCCTGATGCCGGAATCCTACGTGCGTCTTTCTGCCGGCCGCCAGGAAATGAACGATGAAGCCCAGGCCCTGTGTTTCATGGCCGGCGCCAACTCCATCTTTTACGGTGAGCGTCTGCTGACCACCGATAACCCGGAAGCCAATCACGACCAGCTGCTCTTCAAGCGCCTGGGCATTCATCCGCTGGATCCCCGACACGAGGCATCTGACGAGGCCCACGAAGAAGCGATCAAGGCGCAGGTGGCCGAGCAGCAGGCGGAAGAGCAAGGTTTGTTCTATAACGCCATGGGCGAAAAGCGCGCCGCGAAGCACGTGCTCGACAAGGACACAGGCCGCCCTGCTGCTACCGAGCATTGATTCTCCGTAGGGTGGAAATCGGCGTGAGCCGATCTCCACCGATGGCTAATTACCATGCCGTGTATCCATTTTCTCCAGCCATTGATTGGCGCTTACGTCGTGGCGGAGATTGGCTCACGCCAATTTCCGCCCTACGGGTTTAGCAATGACCTTTGATCTCGCCGCTGACCTTGAAGAGCGCCGCCAGCAACACCGTTTCCGCGAACCGCTGGTGATGGACGGCCCTTGTGGTCGCTTTGCGCGTTTGGCAGGGCGTGATTACCTGAATTTCTGCAGCAATGATTATCTGGGGCTGGCCAATGACCCGGAGGTGATTGCTGCCTTTCAGCGGGCCGCCAGTGACTGGGGGGTGGGCAGCGGCGCCTCCCATCTGGTGTGCGGTCATCAACGTCCCCACCAGGATCTGGAAGAAGCCCTGGCTGCCCACACGGGGCGTGAACGCGCCTTGCTGTTTTCCACGGGCTATATGGCCAATCTGGGTGTCATGTCGGCGCTGCTCGGCAAGTCTGATGCGGTCTTCGAAGACCGGCTCAATCATGCGTCCCTGCTCGACGGTGGTCTGCTCAGCGGGGCGCGCTTCCGCCGCTTCGCCCACAACGATCCCGCAGCGCTGGAGCGACTGCTGCAACGCAGCGACGCGCGCCGCAAACTGGCGGTGGTCGATGGTGTGTTCAGCATGGATGGTGATGAGGCTCCGCTGGCGGCGCTGGCGGCGGTTTGCGAAACCAATGATGCCTGGCTGATGGTGGATGATGCCCATGGCATTGGCGTGCTGGACGAGCAGGGGAGAGGCTCACTGTTTGCCCAGGGCGTGAATGAACGCGTCCAGATTCTGATGGGCACCCTGGGCAAGGGCCTGGGTAGCGGCGGTGCTTTTGTAGCTGGCAGTCATGACCTGATCGAGACCCTGATACAATTTGCCCGCACTTTTATTTACACCACCGCCATGCCGGCGGCGGTGGCGGCTGCAACGCTCACCAGCCTGAAGAAATCACAGCAGGAGCACTGGCGCCGGGAAAAACTGGCGGAGCTGGTGGCGCGTTTTCGTGCCGGCGCCAGTGAGCAGAGATATGCGCTGATGGATTCGCAGACGCCGATCCAGCCAATCCTGATCGGCAGTGATGCCGATGCCATGGCTTTGAGTGCCGCGCTTCGGGAAAAGGGTTTTCTGATCACCGCGATCCGCCCGCCCACGGTGCCGGAAGGGGAGGCGCGGTTGAGAGTGACACTGTCTGCCGCTCACGAACTGGCGGATGTGGATGCGCTGTTGGCAG
Proteins encoded in this window:
- the bioB gene encoding biotin synthase BioB, with the translated sequence MPATASTAHSTQSQMVVRHDWKRSEIEALFALPFNDLLFQAASVHRAHFDPNAVQVSTLLSIKTGACPEDCKYCSQSGHYNTELEKEKLLEVARVVEEAKAAREKGASRFCMGAAWRSPRDRDMPYVLDMIRQVKGLGMETCMTLGMLDKEQADALADAGLDYYNHNLDTSPEYYGKVITTRTYNDRLSTLSNVRDAGMKVCCGGIVGMGEERDDRVGLLQQLANLPHHPESVPINMLVKIEGTPLADVDDLDPFEFVRTVAVARILMPESYVRLSAGRQEMNDEAQALCFMAGANSIFYGERLLTTDNPEANHDQLLFKRLGIHPLDPRHEASDEAHEEAIKAQVAEQQAEEQGLFYNAMGEKRAAKHVLDKDTGRPAATEH
- the bioF gene encoding 8-amino-7-oxononanoate synthase; the encoded protein is MTFDLAADLEERRQQHRFREPLVMDGPCGRFARLAGRDYLNFCSNDYLGLANDPEVIAAFQRAASDWGVGSGASHLVCGHQRPHQDLEEALAAHTGRERALLFSTGYMANLGVMSALLGKSDAVFEDRLNHASLLDGGLLSGARFRRFAHNDPAALERLLQRSDARRKLAVVDGVFSMDGDEAPLAALAAVCETNDAWLMVDDAHGIGVLDEQGRGSLFAQGVNERVQILMGTLGKGLGSGGAFVAGSHDLIETLIQFARTFIYTTAMPAAVAAATLTSLKKSQQEHWRREKLAELVARFRAGASEQRYALMDSQTPIQPILIGSDADAMALSAALREKGFLITAIRPPTVPEGEARLRVTLSAAHELADVDALLAALDEVGRLTSDV